The Pseudofrankia inefficax genome window below encodes:
- a CDS encoding zinc-binding dehydrogenase translates to MKAVAIQAFGDPEGLAVIDLPNPSPAEGQVLIAIEAIGVGGVDAVIRSGAVAAYGFQRGHILGGEIAGTVAAVGPGVDPAWVGRRVWTFLGLGGGYAELAVAPVEGLIPLAADVSAVDAVTLGTSGRVAHFGLRHARFAPGESVLVRGAAGGIGIMTVQLAARAGAGAVAVTTSSPERGARLRALGATHVLDRAGVGEPDGPAGYDVIIDVIAGRDLPSFFALLNPNGRLVAVGAVAGDPPADFGLPMFAAFQKSLSFATFSANTVPEADQLAVTAKLFTDTARGELRSVVHEALPLEKAVLAHQKMAAGEVFGRIALLT, encoded by the coding sequence GTGAAGGCAGTTGCGATCCAGGCGTTCGGAGACCCCGAGGGGCTCGCCGTCATCGATCTTCCCAACCCGAGTCCGGCCGAGGGTCAGGTTCTGATCGCCATCGAGGCGATCGGGGTCGGCGGCGTCGACGCCGTGATCCGCAGTGGGGCCGTCGCCGCCTACGGTTTCCAGCGGGGCCACATCCTCGGCGGGGAGATCGCGGGCACCGTCGCCGCGGTCGGGCCCGGCGTCGACCCCGCCTGGGTCGGGCGACGGGTGTGGACCTTCCTCGGGCTGGGCGGCGGCTACGCCGAGCTTGCCGTCGCCCCGGTCGAGGGGCTCATCCCCCTGGCCGCGGACGTGTCGGCCGTCGACGCGGTGACGCTCGGGACCTCGGGCCGGGTGGCTCACTTCGGCCTGCGGCACGCCCGCTTCGCGCCCGGCGAGTCCGTGCTGGTGCGCGGCGCGGCCGGCGGCATCGGGATCATGACCGTCCAGCTCGCGGCGCGGGCGGGAGCGGGCGCGGTCGCGGTCACGACGTCGTCGCCCGAGCGTGGAGCGCGGCTGCGCGCGCTCGGCGCGACCCACGTGCTGGACCGCGCCGGGGTGGGAGAACCGGACGGACCGGCCGGCTACGACGTCATCATCGACGTCATCGCCGGCCGGGACCTGCCGTCGTTCTTCGCGCTGCTCAACCCGAACGGCCGCCTGGTGGCCGTCGGCGCGGTCGCCGGAGACCCACCTGCGGATTTCGGCCTGCCGATGTTCGCGGCGTTCCAGAAGTCGCTGTCGTTCGCCACCTTCAGCGCGAACACCGTGCCCGAGGCGGACCAGCTCGCGGTGACCGCCAAGCTGTTCACCGACACGGCCCGCGGCGAGCTGCGCTCGGTCGTCCACGAGGCGCTGCCCCTGGAGAAGGCCGTCCTGGCCCACCAGAAGATGGCCGCCGGCGAGGTCTTCGGCCGTATCGCGCTACTGACCTGA
- a CDS encoding TetR/AcrR family transcriptional regulator → MAVQVRATLRSDARDNRGRILAVARAAFAAEGLDVPIREIARRAGVGVATVYRHFPTKETLEAAAFAEQMALCSAIVDEGLAADDPWRGFALVIEKLMELHALDRGFARAFTSRLPQTAEFAADRDRALRMLLELVRRAKTAGFLRDDFVLEDISLALMANEGIRAESARMRVAASRRFAALMLQSFQANPVRAPLPPPVRLPLSRVQ, encoded by the coding sequence ATGGCCGTCCAAGTGAGAGCGACGCTGCGCTCCGACGCCCGTGACAACCGCGGTCGCATCCTCGCGGTCGCGCGCGCCGCGTTCGCCGCCGAGGGCCTTGACGTGCCCATCCGGGAGATCGCCCGGCGCGCCGGGGTCGGCGTCGCGACCGTCTACCGGCACTTCCCGACCAAGGAGACGCTGGAGGCCGCCGCCTTCGCCGAGCAGATGGCACTGTGCTCGGCGATCGTCGACGAGGGGCTCGCGGCCGACGACCCGTGGCGCGGCTTCGCCCTGGTGATCGAGAAGCTCATGGAGCTGCACGCCCTCGACCGGGGATTCGCCCGCGCGTTCACCTCCCGGCTGCCCCAGACGGCCGAGTTCGCCGCCGACCGGGACCGGGCCCTGCGGATGCTGCTCGAACTCGTGCGGCGCGCGAAGACGGCGGGTTTCCTGCGGGACGACTTCGTGCTGGAGGACATCAGCCTGGCGCTGATGGCGAACGAGGGCATCCGCGCCGAGTCCGCCAGGATGCGGGTGGCGGCCTCCCGGCGCTTCGCCGCCCTGATGCTCCAGTCGTTCCAGGCCAACCCCGTGCGGGCGCCGCTCCCGCCGCCCGTGCGCCTGCCGCTGTCCAGGGTCCAGTAG
- a CDS encoding SAM-dependent methyltransferase: MDTTVPHSARVWNYWLGGKDNYPVDRVVGEQVREVYPEIIDVARESRGFLSRVVSFLAGEVGIRQFLDIGTGLPTAGNTHEVAQAIAPDARVVYVDRDPLVLVHARALLTSTPQGVTAYVEADVRDPRTILAAAGDVLDFTRPIGLMMLGVLGNVADTDEACEIVARLIDAVPAGSYLVVNDGTIASAEEAQGAIEAARRRKEAGDPYYPRTPAQIARYFDGLDLVEPGVVSTPLWRPEPGTSPRPIGSHGAVARKA, encoded by the coding sequence CTGGACACCACGGTGCCGCACTCCGCGCGGGTGTGGAACTACTGGCTGGGCGGCAAGGACAACTACCCGGTCGACCGGGTGGTCGGGGAGCAGGTCCGCGAGGTCTACCCGGAGATCATCGACGTCGCGCGCGAGTCGCGCGGCTTCCTCTCCCGCGTGGTGAGCTTCCTGGCCGGGGAGGTGGGCATCCGCCAGTTCCTCGACATCGGCACCGGCCTGCCCACGGCGGGCAACACCCACGAGGTCGCGCAGGCCATCGCCCCGGACGCCCGCGTCGTCTACGTCGACCGGGACCCACTGGTCCTGGTCCATGCCCGCGCCCTGCTGACCAGCACTCCGCAGGGCGTGACCGCCTACGTCGAGGCTGACGTCCGCGACCCCAGGACGATCCTCGCGGCGGCCGGCGACGTCCTCGACTTCACCCGCCCGATCGGCCTGATGATGCTCGGCGTGCTGGGCAACGTCGCCGACACCGACGAGGCGTGCGAGATCGTGGCCAGGCTGATCGACGCGGTTCCCGCCGGCAGCTACCTGGTCGTCAACGACGGCACGATCGCCAGCGCCGAGGAGGCCCAGGGGGCGATCGAGGCGGCCCGCCGCCGCAAGGAGGCCGGCGACCCGTACTACCCGCGGACGCCCGCGCAGATCGCCAGGTACTTCGACGGGCTCGATCTTGTCGAGCCCGGGGTGGTGTCCACCCCGCTGTGGCGGCCCGAGCCCGGCACCAGCCCACGGCCGATCGGCAGCCACGGAGCGGTCGCCCGCAAGGCCTAG
- a CDS encoding YciI family protein produces the protein MPRFMLIMRATDEALAQMMATPFEEMLEKVGRFNEEMIKAGVLVAAEGLDDPSQGVVVDFSGETPVVTDGPYGETKELFGGFYVIDVASKADAVEWARRLPAMTGSKCEIRRVPTIDEFPQDNEWVIKELAWRERTGQV, from the coding sequence ATGCCCCGATTCATGTTGATCATGCGCGCCACCGACGAGGCCCTGGCGCAGATGATGGCGACCCCGTTCGAGGAGATGCTCGAGAAGGTCGGCCGGTTCAACGAGGAGATGATCAAGGCGGGGGTGCTGGTCGCCGCCGAGGGCCTGGACGATCCGAGCCAGGGTGTGGTGGTCGACTTCAGCGGCGAGACGCCGGTGGTCACCGACGGGCCGTACGGCGAGACGAAGGAGCTGTTCGGCGGCTTCTACGTCATCGACGTCGCCTCGAAGGCGGACGCGGTCGAGTGGGCCCGGCGCCTGCCGGCGATGACCGGCTCGAAGTGCGAGATCCGCCGGGTGCCGACCATCGACGAGTTCCCGCAGGACAACGAGTGGGTCATCAAGGAGCTGGCGTGGCGCGAGCGGACCGGCCAGGTCTGA
- a CDS encoding RNA polymerase sigma factor: MPVATDGPPSESARRAVEAVWRIESPRIVAALARYTGDFALAEDVAQEALAEALVSWSRDGAPTNPVGWLLATARRRAIDGFRRRSALDERYATFARELGEGEANAGATPRGRSDDLPWDPDRIDDDTLALMFISCHPVLSPEARAALTLRAVGGLRTEEIARAFLVPVPTIQARITRAKKTIAAAGVPFELPPAEQRRERLGGVLSVLYVIFTEGSTATAGDRLLRPELAHEAIRLARMLSALLPAEPEVFGLLALCELTAARFPARTGPDGEPVLLEDQDRRLWDRSAIRRGRAALARATAVGRGLGPYGLQAAIADCHASAPSVPDTDWERVVLLYEALGRVAPSPVVELNRAVAVAMAHGPRQALEMVDELVASDRLSGSHLLPSVRGELLTRLGRTEEARAELTLAARLCRNTHERSVLLRKAAALP, from the coding sequence ATGCCCGTGGCGACCGACGGCCCGCCGAGCGAGTCCGCTCGGCGGGCCGTCGAGGCCGTCTGGCGGATCGAGTCCCCGCGCATCGTCGCCGCGCTCGCCCGCTACACCGGCGACTTCGCCCTCGCCGAGGACGTCGCCCAGGAGGCCCTGGCGGAGGCCCTGGTCAGCTGGTCGCGCGACGGGGCGCCGACGAACCCGGTGGGCTGGCTGCTCGCGACCGCGCGGCGGCGCGCGATCGACGGTTTCCGCCGCAGGTCGGCCCTCGACGAGCGGTACGCCACCTTCGCCAGGGAGCTCGGCGAGGGCGAGGCGAACGCCGGCGCGACGCCGCGGGGCCGCTCGGATGACCTGCCCTGGGACCCCGACCGGATCGATGACGACACGCTCGCCCTGATGTTCATCTCCTGCCACCCGGTGCTCTCGCCCGAAGCGCGCGCGGCCCTGACGCTGCGCGCGGTCGGCGGCCTGCGCACGGAGGAGATCGCCCGGGCGTTCCTCGTCCCCGTGCCGACCATCCAGGCGCGGATCACCCGGGCGAAGAAGACGATCGCCGCGGCCGGTGTGCCGTTCGAGCTGCCACCGGCCGAGCAGCGGCGCGAGCGCCTCGGCGGCGTCCTGAGCGTGCTCTACGTGATCTTCACGGAGGGCTCGACGGCCACGGCCGGCGACCGGCTGCTGCGCCCGGAGCTCGCCCACGAGGCGATCCGGCTGGCCCGGATGCTGTCCGCGCTGCTGCCCGCCGAGCCGGAGGTGTTCGGTCTGCTCGCCCTGTGCGAGCTCACCGCGGCGCGTTTCCCGGCGCGCACCGGGCCCGACGGCGAGCCGGTGCTCCTGGAGGACCAGGACCGCCGGCTGTGGGACCGGTCCGCGATCCGGCGCGGCCGGGCCGCGCTCGCCCGCGCCACGGCGGTCGGGCGCGGCCTCGGGCCCTACGGGCTGCAGGCCGCGATCGCCGACTGCCACGCGTCGGCGCCGTCCGTCCCGGACACCGACTGGGAACGCGTCGTACTCCTGTACGAGGCGCTCGGCCGGGTGGCGCCCTCGCCGGTCGTCGAGCTCAACCGGGCCGTCGCCGTCGCCATGGCGCACGGTCCGCGCCAGGCTCTGGAGATGGTCGACGAGCTGGTCGCCTCCGACCGGCTGTCCGGCTCCCATCTGCTCCCGAGCGTCCGCGGCGAGCTGCTCACCCGGCTCGGCCGGACCGAGGAGGCCCGTGCGGAGCTGACCCTCGCCGCCCGGCTGTGCCGCAACACCCACGAACGGTCAGTCCTGCTCCGCAAGGCCGCCGCCCTGCCCTGA
- a CDS encoding cation:proton antiporter regulatory subunit: MEIEETALPGIGLRHEFTTRAGRRVGVVSHHKGRRELVIYDAEDPDAVADAVALTAEEGDVLSELLGAPHIVEKLANLNKVFAGLVGERIRISADSPYAGRPLGDTQARTRTGASIVAVVRDQEVLASPRPDFRFAPDDVVVVVGTPENTAAVADLFRTG; the protein is encoded by the coding sequence GTGGAGATCGAGGAGACCGCGCTGCCCGGGATCGGGTTGCGGCATGAGTTCACGACGCGGGCTGGGCGTCGGGTGGGGGTGGTGTCGCATCACAAGGGCCGCCGCGAGCTGGTGATCTACGACGCGGAGGATCCGGACGCGGTGGCGGACGCGGTGGCGTTGACGGCGGAGGAGGGCGATGTGCTCTCCGAGCTGTTGGGGGCGCCGCACATCGTGGAGAAGCTGGCGAATCTGAACAAGGTGTTCGCGGGTCTGGTCGGGGAGCGGATTCGGATCTCGGCGGATTCTCCGTACGCGGGTCGGCCGTTGGGTGACACGCAGGCCCGGACGCGTACCGGTGCGTCGATCGTGGCGGTGGTGCGTGATCAGGAGGTTCTTGCCTCGCCTCGTCCGGATTTCCGGTTCGCGCCGGACGACGTGGTCGTGGTCGTCGGGACGCCGGAGAACACCGCCGCCGTGGCTGACCTGTTCCGCACCGGCTGA
- a CDS encoding cation:proton antiporter, producing the protein MHDIASVFIELGGVLFCLGIIGHVAARIGISPIPFYLLAGLAFGHGGLLPLGASETFIETGAEIGVVLLLLTLGLEYTADELIHGLRRQAPAGVLDLVLNAAPGVAAALLLGWGGRAAVVLGGVTAISSSGIIAKVLGDLGRLGNRETPVVLSVLVLEDLAMAVYLPILTALLAHQTVARGSLTLAVALGALVGVLYVALKHGAKVTLLVFNPKSDRNDEILLLRALGLALLVAGVAQRLDVSAAVGAFLVGIALSGPVAESATEVLTPLRDLFAAVFFVFFGLQTDPAAIPPALAVASLLAIAGVATKVLTGWWAARRAGIATLGRFRAGAALVARGEFSIVIAGLAVAAGVNPKLGPLAASYVLLMAVLGPLAARFAEPVTRTALRRRRRAPPAAVSEVSEAAGHNHQRAETAITGTPEPSSPTGGGARRG; encoded by the coding sequence GTGCATGACATCGCTTCCGTCTTCATCGAGCTCGGCGGAGTGCTGTTCTGCCTTGGCATCATTGGGCATGTCGCCGCTCGGATCGGGATCTCGCCGATCCCGTTCTACCTGCTCGCCGGCCTCGCGTTCGGCCACGGCGGCCTGCTCCCGCTCGGCGCCAGCGAGACCTTCATCGAGACCGGCGCCGAGATCGGCGTCGTCCTGCTCCTGCTCACCCTCGGCCTGGAATACACCGCCGACGAACTGATCCACGGCCTGCGCCGCCAAGCCCCCGCCGGCGTCCTGGACCTCGTCCTGAACGCCGCCCCGGGTGTGGCGGCCGCGCTGCTGCTCGGCTGGGGCGGCCGCGCGGCCGTCGTCCTGGGCGGCGTCACCGCCATCTCGTCGTCCGGCATCATCGCCAAGGTCCTCGGCGACCTGGGCCGCCTCGGCAACCGTGAGACGCCGGTGGTGCTCTCGGTCCTCGTGCTGGAGGACCTGGCGATGGCGGTGTACCTGCCGATCCTCACCGCGCTGCTGGCGCACCAGACGGTCGCCCGCGGCTCGCTGACGCTCGCGGTCGCGCTCGGGGCGCTGGTGGGGGTGCTCTACGTGGCGCTGAAGCACGGAGCCAAGGTCACCCTGCTGGTGTTCAACCCCAAATCGGATCGCAACGACGAGATCCTGCTGCTGCGGGCACTCGGGCTCGCCCTGCTCGTCGCCGGCGTCGCCCAGCGCCTCGACGTCTCGGCGGCCGTCGGCGCGTTCCTCGTCGGCATCGCCCTCTCGGGCCCGGTCGCCGAGAGCGCCACCGAGGTGCTGACCCCGCTGCGGGATCTGTTCGCCGCTGTGTTCTTCGTCTTCTTCGGACTGCAGACCGACCCGGCCGCGATCCCGCCGGCGTTGGCCGTGGCGTCGCTGCTGGCGATCGCCGGTGTCGCGACGAAGGTCCTCACCGGGTGGTGGGCGGCGCGGCGGGCGGGGATCGCGACCCTCGGCCGGTTCCGGGCCGGGGCCGCGCTGGTCGCCCGCGGCGAGTTCTCGATCGTCATCGCCGGCCTCGCCGTCGCCGCCGGGGTGAACCCGAAACTGGGGCCGCTCGCCGCCAGCTACGTGCTGCTGATGGCCGTCCTCGGCCCGCTCGCCGCCCGGTTCGCCGAGCCCGTCACCCGAACCGCGCTGCGCCGTCGGCGCCGCGCACCCCCGGCGGCGGTCTCCGAGGTCTCGGAGGCCGCCGGTCACAACCACCAGAGGGCCGAAACGGCGATCACGGGGACGCCGGAACCGTCGAGCCCGACCGGAGGCGGCGCTAGGCGCGGGTGA
- a CDS encoding zinc-dependent alcohol dehydrogenase gives MRQLVLDAPGHYSWHDAADPELVSPDQAIVRPLAVACCDLDVAVAQSRALLPPGYAQGHEGVAEVVAVGDAVTRVRPGERVIVPFQLSCGHCRECRRGVTGSCGSVPPLAMYGLGSIAGLDAGGFLADLVSVPYADAMLIPLPAGLDPIAVASMSDNIPDGWRTIGPHADELAALDEADRRVLVTGGLSVGVYAAAFAVALGARVDYVDTDPQRLRAAERLGARPVDAALPDPQADPYPITVSTSANPASLAATLKATWPFGLCTDTGIYYGGTFPLPILDLYMSGIRFVTGRANARADIPRVLELLATGLDLLPAVETVADWESAPQAWAALRGKTVITRA, from the coding sequence GTGCGGCAACTCGTCCTGGATGCCCCCGGCCACTACAGCTGGCACGACGCAGCCGATCCCGAGCTCGTCAGCCCGGACCAGGCGATCGTGCGCCCCCTCGCGGTCGCCTGCTGCGACCTCGACGTCGCGGTCGCCCAGTCCCGCGCACTGCTGCCGCCGGGCTACGCCCAGGGCCACGAGGGCGTCGCCGAGGTCGTCGCGGTAGGAGACGCCGTCACCCGGGTGCGGCCCGGCGAGCGCGTCATCGTCCCGTTCCAGCTGAGCTGCGGGCACTGCCGCGAATGCCGGCGCGGTGTCACGGGCAGCTGTGGCTCGGTCCCACCCCTGGCGATGTACGGGCTGGGCTCGATCGCCGGTCTGGACGCCGGCGGGTTCCTCGCCGACCTCGTCTCGGTCCCGTACGCCGACGCCATGCTCATCCCGCTGCCGGCAGGCCTGGACCCGATCGCGGTGGCGTCGATGTCGGACAACATCCCCGACGGGTGGCGAACGATCGGCCCCCACGCCGACGAGCTCGCCGCCCTCGACGAGGCCGACCGTCGCGTCCTGGTGACCGGTGGGCTGTCCGTCGGCGTCTACGCCGCCGCGTTCGCCGTCGCGCTCGGCGCGCGCGTCGACTACGTCGACACCGACCCGCAGCGCCTGCGGGCCGCCGAGCGACTCGGCGCGCGCCCGGTGGACGCCGCGCTGCCCGACCCGCAGGCGGACCCCTACCCGATCACCGTCAGCACCTCGGCCAACCCGGCGAGCCTGGCCGCGACGCTGAAGGCGACCTGGCCGTTCGGCCTCTGCACCGACACCGGCATCTACTACGGCGGGACCTTCCCGCTGCCGATCCTCGACCTCTATATGAGCGGCATCCGTTTCGTCACCGGGCGCGCCAACGCCCGCGCCGACATCCCCCGCGTCCTCGAGCTGCTCGCCACCGGGCTGGACCTGCTGCCAGCCGTCGAGACGGTCGCCGACTGGGAGTCCGCGCCCCAGGCGTGGGCCGCGCTGCGCGGCAAGACCGTCATCACCCGCGCCTAG
- a CDS encoding TetR/AcrR family transcriptional regulator, giving the protein MPIPPSRQRIVAGAADMIRRRGLNATSIREVAKHAQTPLGSTYHYFPGGKPQLVTEAVRFAGETVTTTLRTMLRAGPVDGLGAFFDLWRQILTGTDFQAGCPVLAVSIEEPADDARFTVLAAAADVFGAWEDQLAESLRLHGADPADAESLATLVIAAIEGAVAMCRAQRSTRTLDRVATQVDTLIRAAVDR; this is encoded by the coding sequence ATGCCGATCCCGCCGTCTCGTCAGCGGATCGTCGCGGGAGCGGCCGACATGATCCGTCGCCGGGGCCTCAACGCCACCAGCATCCGCGAGGTCGCCAAGCACGCCCAGACCCCGCTGGGCTCCACCTACCACTACTTCCCCGGAGGGAAGCCGCAACTGGTCACGGAGGCGGTCCGTTTCGCCGGCGAGACCGTCACCACGACGCTGCGCACGATGCTGCGGGCCGGGCCGGTCGACGGGCTCGGCGCCTTCTTCGACCTCTGGCGCCAGATCCTCACCGGCACCGATTTCCAGGCTGGCTGCCCCGTCCTCGCGGTCTCGATCGAGGAGCCCGCGGACGACGCGCGTTTCACGGTCCTGGCCGCGGCGGCGGACGTGTTCGGCGCGTGGGAGGACCAGCTAGCCGAATCGCTGCGACTGCACGGCGCCGACCCCGCGGACGCCGAATCGCTCGCCACGCTCGTCATCGCCGCTATCGAAGGCGCGGTCGCCATGTGCCGCGCCCAACGCAGCACCCGAACACTCGACCGCGTCGCCACCCAGGTCGACACACTGATCCGCGCCGCGGTCGACCGCTGA
- a CDS encoding putative quinol monooxygenase: MIFIVVRFRVLPADADRWPAIVEDFTQATRGEPGCLWFDWSRSLEDPTEYVLVEAFRDDEAGTAHVQSAHFLAARRTLPDHLVETPRIVNVTVPGDDWSQLGEMTVPNRP; the protein is encoded by the coding sequence ATGATCTTCATCGTCGTCAGGTTCCGGGTGCTGCCCGCGGACGCGGACCGGTGGCCGGCGATCGTCGAGGACTTCACCCAGGCCACCCGCGGCGAGCCGGGCTGCCTGTGGTTCGACTGGTCACGCAGCCTCGAGGATCCGACCGAATACGTGCTGGTCGAGGCGTTCCGGGACGACGAGGCCGGCACCGCCCACGTCCAGTCGGCGCACTTCCTCGCCGCGCGACGGACCCTGCCCGACCATCTCGTGGAGACCCCGCGCATCGTGAACGTGACCGTCCCCGGCGACGACTGGTCCCAACTCGGCGAGATGACAGTCCCGAACCGGCCCTGA
- a CDS encoding phosphocholine-specific phospholipase C, producing the protein MDGNSGASFDDPGPGTDYRAPQPFVASVNRRRFLQWGGAVAGAMALAGPGGVAEATRARASGLASSATGTISDLKHVVILMQENRSFDHYFGSLQGVRGFGDKQAFRFQSGNTIFQQPDTGRSDGGYLLPWRMNSTTMNAMNAGDLDHSWTGDHSARNSGLWNKWVSAKGEQSMGYLTRADLPFNYALADAFTICDGYHQAIMGPTSPNRMYFWTGTSSGATTNPADYTVKFTNVKTYPEQLTAAGISWQVYTNHEVGDGSGADGWVGDYGDNPLWFYKQYQTSMKANTTAGQQLAIRGAVQPWQASAGTPLGPNHVNHVLAQFLADCAAGTIPQVSWIVAPYSYSEHPAASPAYGAHYTRAVLEALMGNQALWESTALFVTYDEHDGYFDHALPPAPETSYTNEFISSQPIGMGTRVPMLICSPWTRGGWVDSNTYDHTSMNRFLQTWTGAPLVNVTAWRNLVSSDLTAAFDFANPDFSIPSLPDTVPLINQSDAAKSLPAVKPPASGAQVAPVQEAGTRPHRPTRHMPHADVAVNRSTGVVTATMSNSGSLGVSLFVFPDQYLTASATPFTVVNGTNKTYTWNTSSTSAKYAFSIYGPDRFVRSFAGNVVAASQSTGAVPQVSATPVTAAAGGGVAVLKIALGNAGQQAVTYTLTPNDYAGTTQTVPIALNGSATITWPVDANGYYDVIVKADTADGYTRRYAGRIQ; encoded by the coding sequence ATGGACGGCAACAGCGGAGCCAGCTTCGACGACCCGGGGCCCGGCACCGACTACCGCGCCCCGCAGCCCTTCGTGGCGTCGGTCAACCGCCGCCGGTTCCTGCAGTGGGGCGGCGCGGTCGCCGGCGCGATGGCGCTGGCCGGACCTGGCGGCGTGGCCGAGGCCACGAGGGCCAGGGCGAGCGGGCTCGCGTCCAGCGCCACCGGGACGATCTCGGACCTGAAGCACGTGGTGATCCTGATGCAGGAGAACCGCAGCTTCGACCACTACTTCGGCAGCCTCCAGGGCGTCCGCGGCTTCGGCGACAAGCAGGCGTTCCGCTTCCAGAGCGGCAACACCATCTTCCAGCAGCCGGACACCGGCCGCAGCGACGGCGGCTACCTGCTGCCGTGGCGGATGAACTCCACGACGATGAACGCGATGAACGCCGGTGACCTGGACCATTCCTGGACCGGTGACCACAGCGCCCGCAACTCCGGCCTGTGGAACAAATGGGTCTCGGCCAAGGGCGAGCAGTCGATGGGTTACCTCACCCGCGCCGACCTGCCGTTCAACTACGCGCTGGCCGACGCGTTCACCATCTGCGACGGCTACCACCAGGCGATCATGGGTCCGACCAGCCCGAACCGGATGTACTTCTGGACCGGAACGTCGAGCGGGGCGACCACCAACCCCGCCGACTACACGGTCAAGTTCACCAATGTGAAAACCTATCCGGAACAGCTGACGGCGGCCGGCATCAGCTGGCAGGTGTACACCAACCACGAGGTCGGCGACGGCAGCGGCGCCGACGGCTGGGTCGGCGACTACGGCGACAACCCGCTGTGGTTCTACAAGCAGTACCAGACGTCGATGAAGGCCAACACGACCGCCGGCCAGCAGCTGGCGATCCGCGGGGCGGTCCAGCCCTGGCAGGCCAGCGCGGGCACCCCGCTCGGGCCGAACCACGTCAACCACGTCCTGGCCCAGTTCCTCGCCGACTGCGCGGCGGGCACGATCCCGCAGGTCTCGTGGATCGTCGCGCCCTACTCCTACTCCGAGCACCCCGCGGCGAGCCCCGCCTACGGCGCGCACTACACCCGGGCCGTCCTCGAGGCCCTGATGGGCAACCAGGCCCTCTGGGAGAGCACGGCACTGTTCGTCACCTACGACGAGCACGACGGCTACTTCGACCACGCCCTGCCGCCGGCGCCGGAGACGAGCTACACCAACGAGTTCATCAGCAGCCAGCCGATCGGCATGGGCACCCGCGTGCCGATGCTCATCTGCTCGCCCTGGACCCGGGGTGGCTGGGTCGACTCCAACACCTACGACCACACGTCGATGAACCGGTTCCTCCAGACCTGGACCGGGGCCCCGCTGGTGAACGTCACCGCCTGGCGCAACCTGGTCAGCTCGGACCTCACCGCGGCGTTCGACTTCGCGAACCCCGACTTCTCGATCCCGTCGCTGCCGGACACCGTGCCGCTGATCAACCAGTCGGACGCGGCGAAGTCCCTGCCGGCGGTCAAGCCGCCCGCCTCCGGCGCGCAGGTGGCGCCGGTCCAGGAGGCGGGCACCCGCCCGCACCGGCCGACGCGCCACATGCCGCACGCCGACGTCGCGGTCAACCGCTCCACCGGCGTGGTCACCGCCACCATGTCCAACTCCGGCAGCCTGGGCGTCTCGCTGTTCGTCTTCCCCGACCAGTACCTGACCGCCTCGGCGACGCCGTTCACCGTCGTCAACGGCACGAACAAGACCTACACCTGGAACACGTCGTCGACGTCCGCGAAGTACGCCTTCTCCATCTACGGGCCCGACCGGTTCGTCCGCTCGTTCGCCGGCAACGTGGTCGCGGCCAGCCAGAGCACCGGCGCGGTTCCGCAGGTGTCGGCGACCCCGGTCACGGCGGCGGCGGGCGGCGGCGTCGCCGTGCTCAAGATCGCCCTGGGCAACGCCGGGCAGCAGGCGGTCACCTACACCCTCACGCCCAACGACTACGCCGGCACGACCCAGACGGTCCCGATCGCCCTCAACGGCTCCGCCACGATCACCTGGCCCGTGGACGCCAACGGCTACTACGACGTGATCGTCAAGGCCGACACCGCTGACGGCTACACGCGCCGTTACGCGGGCCGCATCCAGTAG